One genomic window of uncultured delta proteobacterium includes the following:
- a CDS encoding hypothetical protein (Evidence 5 : No homology to any previously reported sequences), with amino-acid sequence MRAYRCELNAEFNPVVVKKLLLSLRVSPETGERLGVPVARLEQWLRELAIRLEDGCRPVVRAVPPAQEPAQTPEEGRLLSPDEIDFLLEGFGDPDEYGQQLLETEKMIPLPGLNANGGL; translated from the coding sequence ATGAGGGCATACCGTTGCGAACTCAATGCTGAGTTCAACCCTGTCGTAGTGAAAAAACTGCTGTTGAGTCTCCGCGTTTCGCCGGAGACCGGGGAGCGGCTCGGTGTGCCGGTTGCCCGGCTTGAGCAATGGCTGCGTGAACTCGCCATACGTCTGGAAGACGGGTGCCGTCCGGTGGTTCGCGCGGTTCCCCCGGCGCAGGAACCGGCGCAAACCCCCGAGGAAGGGCGGTTGTTGAGTCCGGATGAAATAGACTTTCTGCTGGAAGGGTTCGGCGACCCGGACGAGTACGGACAGCAGCTGCTGGAAACGGAAAAGATGATTCCTCTGCCGGGGCTGAACGCCAACGGCGGGCTGTGA
- a CDS encoding hypothetical protein (Evidence 5 : No homology to any previously reported sequences) encodes MGYNPYNARLFYAARENNAYASTLIL; translated from the coding sequence GTGGGTTATAATCCGTATAATGCGAGACTGTTTTACGCCGCGCGCGAAAACAATGCATACGCATCCACGCTGATATTATAA
- a CDS encoding Flagellin domain protein: MALAINHNLAAMNASRNLGRSYDALATSVRRLSSGLRVGQASDDAAGLAIRELMRADVAALNQGVRNANDAISMLQTHDGALQVIDEKLIRLKELAEQAASGTYNSDQRLMIDSEFQAMKSEISRIATATDFNGIKLLCNDVANKFKITTGEGTPDIPPTPPEIVGATGTILNPDAVTTDATIAYTENNEWTINSLTGDAAFARWTYPTFAAGTGAEEIFKDVTMSFGYNRATNTWTMDQSTIDSLRARGVTYYWMDPNRGPSEAYFVIQAIGKGPGGTLVTAPLFWRAPTAADALTSNMHVSMTFTGSGSSSMTFTSGTAEYPNIAYLGNDLWDLDGDGSADVRTPYVAGGGSFSLRAGTQGGSGGAGTTEYVTRIHFGTANDSAEDYFDIQGWDCTAEGLGIDGIRVQTQDSAQHALVELNGAIVKKDAIRGYFGAMQNRLENTVSNLQIQAENLLAAESRISDVDVAYEMTAFVRNQILTQSAVSMLSQANSMPQMALRLLQGA, encoded by the coding sequence ATGGCTTTGGCGATAAACCACAACCTGGCGGCCATGAACGCGTCCCGCAACCTGGGCCGGTCTTACGACGCGCTGGCAACCTCGGTTCGCCGTCTTTCGTCCGGCCTGCGCGTGGGGCAGGCTTCGGACGACGCCGCCGGGCTTGCCATCCGCGAGCTGATGCGCGCGGATGTCGCTGCCCTGAACCAGGGCGTGCGCAACGCCAACGACGCCATATCCATGCTCCAGACGCACGACGGAGCCCTCCAGGTCATTGACGAAAAGCTCATCCGCCTCAAGGAGCTCGCGGAACAGGCCGCGTCCGGCACCTACAACTCGGACCAGCGCCTGATGATCGACAGCGAATTCCAGGCCATGAAGTCCGAGATCAGCCGGATAGCCACGGCCACGGACTTCAACGGCATCAAACTGCTGTGCAACGACGTCGCGAACAAGTTCAAGATCACCACGGGAGAGGGTACGCCGGACATCCCCCCCACGCCCCCGGAAATTGTCGGGGCGACAGGGACCATCCTCAACCCGGACGCCGTCACCACGGACGCGACCATTGCCTATACGGAGAACAACGAGTGGACAATTAACAGCCTGACCGGCGACGCGGCCTTCGCCAGGTGGACATACCCGACATTCGCCGCCGGCACCGGGGCTGAGGAGATATTTAAGGACGTAACTATGTCCTTCGGTTACAACAGGGCGACCAATACATGGACCATGGACCAGTCCACGATAGACTCCCTCAGGGCCAGGGGAGTGACCTATTATTGGATGGATCCGAACAGAGGCCCCAGTGAAGCATACTTTGTCATACAGGCCATAGGCAAGGGACCAGGCGGCACATTAGTGACCGCCCCGCTCTTCTGGAGAGCCCCGACAGCCGCGGACGCACTTACTTCCAACATGCATGTGTCCATGACCTTCACGGGCAGCGGTTCCTCCTCCATGACATTTACCAGCGGAACGGCCGAGTACCCGAATATCGCTTACCTGGGGAACGATTTGTGGGACCTTGACGGCGACGGCAGCGCGGATGTCCGGACCCCGTACGTTGCCGGGGGCGGGAGCTTCTCCCTGCGCGCCGGCACGCAAGGCGGCTCCGGCGGAGCCGGAACCACGGAGTACGTCACGCGCATCCACTTCGGCACGGCCAACGACAGCGCGGAGGATTACTTCGATATCCAGGGCTGGGACTGCACGGCCGAGGGCCTCGGCATCGACGGCATCCGGGTACAGACCCAGGACAGCGCGCAACACGCCCTGGTGGAGCTGAACGGCGCCATCGTCAAAAAGGACGCGATACGCGGCTATTTCGGGGCCATGCAGAACAGGCTGGAAAACACGGTCTCCAACCTGCAGATCCAGGCGGAGAACCTCCTGGCGGCGGAATCCCGCATCTCGGACGTTGACGTGGCCTATGAAATGACGGCCTTCGTCCGGAACCAGATCCTGACGCAGAGCGCCGTTTCCATGCTCTCCCAGGCCAACAGCATGCCGCAGATGGCCTTGCGGCTCTTGCAGGGCGCGTAA
- a CDS encoding conserved hypothetical protein (Evidence 4 : Homologs of previously reported genes of unknown function): MDMRDIPFGTTDWEQVAVTEHPGETGKALWRTRQFGDIRVRMVEYTPGYLADHWCSKGHILLCLKGELHTELEDGRRFVLTPGVSYQVADNAEPHRSSTPTGATLFIVD; encoded by the coding sequence ATGGACATGCGCGACATCCCCTTTGGCACGACGGACTGGGAGCAGGTGGCGGTAACCGAGCATCCCGGCGAGACAGGCAAGGCGCTGTGGCGCACCCGGCAGTTCGGCGATATCCGCGTCCGCATGGTCGAATACACGCCCGGCTACCTGGCCGACCACTGGTGCAGCAAAGGCCATATTCTCCTGTGTCTCAAAGGGGAACTGCACACCGAGCTGGAAGACGGCCGCCGCTTCGTGCTGACCCCCGGCGTCAGCTATCAGGTGGCGGACAACGCCGAGCCGCACCGCTCCAGCACGCCGACCGGCGCGACGCTCTTCATCGTGGACTGA
- a CDS encoding exported hypothetical protein (Evidence 5 : No homology to any previously reported sequences) → MSQRKIVYLSRLRTCLRLLTPFLYSCLILSLTWYESSPNLSTSITATPTAVAKHLDVHAGFAVSQGKTSRHLPSLLAPVTKLPSSARLRPENRDNGNEPPLFQPYWAIASDTPYRSSRRIDPIAWESRTPSFLLPSAYGLVPFAIPPPVCLV, encoded by the coding sequence ATGTCCCAACGAAAGATCGTATATCTCTCGCGCCTGCGTACCTGCCTACGGTTGCTGACTCCGTTTTTGTATTCTTGTCTGATTCTTTCGTTGACTTGGTATGAATCCAGTCCCAATCTGTCCACGAGCATCACGGCCACTCCAACCGCTGTTGCTAAACATCTCGATGTTCATGCCGGGTTTGCGGTAAGCCAAGGGAAGACATCACGTCATCTGCCCTCTTTGCTGGCCCCGGTCACCAAGCTGCCGTCGAGCGCGAGACTGCGCCCCGAAAACCGGGACAACGGGAACGAGCCCCCGCTCTTCCAGCCCTACTGGGCCATTGCCAGTGATACTCCTTACCGTTCTTCTCGCCGCATTGATCCTATCGCTTGGGAGAGCAGAACACCCTCCTTCCTGTTGCCTTCCGCCTATGGACTTGTTCCCTTTGCCATCCCCCCTCCGGTCTGCCTTGTGTAA